A genomic stretch from Antarcticibacterium flavum includes:
- a CDS encoding methionyl-tRNA formyltransferase produces MAKLRIGYFADGPWSHLAFEKIINDPNLEVVFIVPRSDTMDKTLNNYAEKYSIDYFLCANVNSESSIKKIKSYDCDLLVSMSFNQIFRQEIIDLTPGKIINCHAGKLPFFRGRNVLNWALINDEKEFGITVHYVDAGIDTGDIILQRTFPISDTDNYNSLLQIAYKECANILYDSLQMFVENKVKRIPQKNIHSVGMYCGRRGKGDEIVDWNDTSRNVFNFIRSISDPGPQAQCFYEGEMIKINKAMYIEEAPYYLGKPGQILSKTKDGFLVKTKDSFIEIMEINSKLKVGNVLKSKQV; encoded by the coding sequence ATGGCTAAATTAAGAATAGGTTACTTTGCTGATGGACCCTGGTCTCATTTAGCTTTTGAAAAGATTATTAACGATCCCAATTTAGAAGTCGTCTTTATTGTCCCGCGATCAGATACAATGGATAAAACCTTAAACAATTATGCTGAGAAATACTCCATCGATTATTTTCTCTGTGCAAATGTTAATTCAGAAAGTTCAATTAAAAAAATCAAATCCTATGATTGTGATTTATTGGTTTCAATGAGCTTTAATCAAATTTTTAGACAAGAAATAATAGATTTGACTCCAGGCAAAATTATTAATTGCCATGCGGGTAAGCTCCCTTTCTTTAGAGGAAGGAATGTATTAAATTGGGCACTGATAAATGATGAAAAAGAATTTGGGATAACTGTTCATTATGTGGATGCCGGTATAGATACTGGGGATATTATTTTACAACGAACTTTTCCAATAAGCGACACAGATAATTATAATTCCCTGCTTCAAATTGCCTATAAAGAATGCGCAAATATTCTTTACGATTCCCTTCAAATGTTTGTTGAGAATAAAGTAAAAAGGATTCCGCAGAAAAATATTCATTCAGTGGGTATGTATTGTGGAAGAAGAGGCAAGGGAGATGAAATAGTGGATTGGAACGATACTTCGAGAAATGTTTTCAATTTTATAAGGTCTATCTCAGATCCTGGCCCACAAGCCCAATGCTTCTATGAAGGAGAAATGATTAAAATAAACAAAGCAATGTATATCGAAGAAGCTCCGTATTATTTGGGTAAACCCGGCCAAATTCTTTCTAAAACTAAGGATGGGTTTTTAGTTAAAACAAAGGACTCATTTATTGAAATAATGGAAATTAATTCTAAGCTTAAGGTGGGAAATGTACTGAAATCCAAGCAAGTTTGA
- a CDS encoding nucleotidyltransferase family protein, with the protein MTDKTKLEKIKITPSASLQEALKQMDREDGKLLIVIEENTFKSLISIGDIQRAILKGKSLDTSISEILRPEIKVARPEDDYAKIIKLMKEYRMEFIPVITAKNKISEIYFWEDVVDGKEHIPNKKLSFPVVIMAGGKGTRLRPITNIIPKPLIPIGEKPIVEWIIDSFHKVGVQNFYLTVNYKQEMIRSYFDNLFGINYKVQYFEENKPLGTAGSLHLLKEELKETFFVTNCDILIKDDYTEMLNYHQKNGNELTAVSAVKHFAIPYGTMEFGENGILHQLKEKPEFNFFINAGMYILEPHLLNEIPENEFFHITTLMEKIMARNGKVGVFPVSEGSWMDIGQWDEYNKTAKRLGYTGIN; encoded by the coding sequence ATGACTGACAAAACCAAATTAGAAAAAATAAAAATAACCCCATCTGCTAGTCTACAGGAAGCCCTGAAACAAATGGATAGGGAAGATGGAAAATTATTAATTGTTATTGAAGAAAATACTTTTAAATCTTTAATTAGCATAGGGGATATTCAGCGTGCAATCTTAAAGGGTAAATCTTTAGACACCTCTATTTCAGAGATTCTGCGGCCTGAAATCAAAGTCGCACGTCCAGAAGATGATTATGCTAAGATTATAAAATTGATGAAAGAATATCGGATGGAATTTATCCCTGTGATAACTGCGAAAAATAAAATTTCTGAAATTTATTTTTGGGAAGATGTAGTGGATGGGAAAGAACATATTCCTAATAAAAAGTTGAGTTTTCCTGTAGTAATTATGGCTGGAGGTAAAGGCACCAGGTTACGTCCCATAACGAATATTATTCCAAAGCCTCTTATTCCTATAGGCGAAAAGCCAATCGTTGAATGGATTATAGACTCTTTCCATAAAGTCGGGGTTCAAAATTTTTATTTAACGGTCAACTATAAGCAAGAGATGATAAGAAGTTACTTTGATAATTTGTTCGGAATTAATTATAAGGTGCAATATTTTGAAGAAAATAAGCCTTTAGGCACAGCCGGTAGTCTGCACCTTTTAAAGGAAGAATTAAAAGAAACTTTTTTTGTAACTAATTGCGATATTTTGATTAAGGATGATTACACAGAAATGTTGAACTATCATCAAAAAAACGGAAACGAACTTACCGCAGTTAGTGCAGTTAAGCATTTCGCAATACCCTATGGCACAATGGAATTTGGAGAGAACGGGATTCTTCATCAACTTAAAGAAAAGCCAGAATTCAATTTTTTTATTAATGCAGGAATGTATATTCTGGAACCCCATCTCTTAAATGAAATTCCGGAAAATGAATTTTTTCACATTACCACATTGATGGAGAAAATTATGGCCAGAAATGGAAAGGTAGGTGTTTTTCCCGTTAGCGAGGGATCCTGGATGGATATTGGGCAATGGGATGAATATAATAAAACTGCTAAACGATTAGGTTATACCGGTATAAATTAA
- a CDS encoding lipopolysaccharide biosynthesis protein yields MEKDLNTRVKKGISWNISNKIVSQLIFVWFGIYLARLLGPEVYGLVGMVTIFSGLASILVDFGFSSSIIYFQDLNKKDLSSVFWLNLALSILIYLIFYFCAPFLADFYNEPKVTFLTRLLSLNFIIYAFSALQNALFTKKIDFKKVIISSWIAVIISYLVAFLMAYNNYGVYSLVAQIIIHSFINTGLLWVFSNWRPSFYFSFKSINPIFKYGINIAGTNLLSYLTRNTDNLLIGKFLGDASLGIYTRSYSLMMLPITNISQVFTKVLFPAFSEMQTDLEGLRKYYLKTVKLIALVVFPLMFGLSSIAEEFVLLLLGDAWFQAVPVIRLLAILGAFQAILALNGTIYNSTGNANKGFKVTLILNVILIVGWSIGLFLYDLMGLVYSYVIIGTLGTLPILYNALKQIQLSLVEIYHTIKYPVFGGILILLINNSIDYFFDFKLTVRLFFKIPLSIFTYILILYLYQKSLLILLLSQIKNRL; encoded by the coding sequence ATGGAAAAGGATTTAAACACAAGGGTAAAGAAGGGAATTTCGTGGAATATTAGTAACAAAATTGTTTCTCAGTTAATTTTTGTTTGGTTTGGAATTTATTTAGCAAGACTTCTGGGACCAGAAGTTTACGGTTTAGTTGGAATGGTTACAATTTTTTCTGGTCTTGCCAGTATCTTAGTAGATTTTGGTTTTTCTTCCTCAATTATTTATTTTCAGGATTTAAATAAAAAGGATCTCTCTTCCGTGTTTTGGCTTAATTTAGCCTTATCAATACTAATTTATTTAATTTTTTATTTTTGTGCGCCTTTTTTAGCAGATTTTTATAATGAACCTAAGGTCACATTTCTTACTCGCCTATTATCTCTCAATTTCATTATATATGCTTTTTCAGCGCTACAAAATGCTTTATTTACCAAAAAAATTGATTTTAAAAAGGTAATAATTTCATCCTGGATTGCGGTAATTATAAGTTATTTAGTTGCATTTTTAATGGCATATAATAATTATGGGGTTTATAGCCTTGTAGCGCAAATCATAATTCATTCCTTTATAAACACAGGCCTATTGTGGGTGTTTAGTAACTGGCGACCAAGTTTCTATTTTAGTTTTAAAAGTATCAATCCCATATTTAAATATGGGATTAATATAGCAGGTACTAATTTACTTTCATACTTAACAAGAAATACTGATAATCTATTAATTGGTAAATTCTTGGGGGACGCTTCTCTTGGAATTTATACTCGCAGCTATAGTCTAATGATGTTGCCAATAACTAATATATCACAGGTTTTTACCAAAGTACTGTTCCCGGCCTTTTCAGAAATGCAAACAGATCTAGAAGGATTAAGAAAGTACTATCTTAAAACTGTAAAGCTTATAGCATTAGTAGTTTTTCCACTAATGTTTGGTTTGTCTTCTATCGCTGAAGAATTTGTGCTTCTCTTATTAGGAGATGCTTGGTTCCAAGCTGTTCCTGTAATTAGATTATTAGCTATTTTAGGAGCCTTTCAGGCAATTCTGGCTTTAAATGGAACAATCTATAATTCGACTGGAAATGCCAATAAAGGTTTTAAGGTGACTTTAATTCTAAACGTAATTTTAATTGTTGGGTGGTCTATTGGCTTATTCTTGTATGACTTAATGGGTTTAGTATACAGTTATGTAATAATAGGCACATTAGGTACATTGCCAATCCTTTATAATGCATTGAAACAGATTCAATTATCTCTTGTAGAAATATATCACACGATAAAATATCCTGTTTTTGGTGGAATATTAATACTTTTAATTAATAATTCAATCGATTATTTCTTTGACTTTAAGCTTACCGTACGACTTTTTTTTAAAATACCTTTGAGTATTTTTACTTATATTCTCATCTTATATCTGTACCAAAAAAGCCTTTTAATACTATTATTGAGTCAAATAAAAAATAGGTTATGA
- a CDS encoding glycosyltransferase family 4 protein: MKIAILGIAQFNFLNNLYGYVGKNRNDLQFNAIVEKKQGGLFSEKNEIIHEVIVKGEKSLKNYSFILHQFLWKCLIVNFLTFGMRNVLNLFQLFAIKKNIVSQIQDEYDVFHFHFITWQHVLPAYFLPGNKKIIFSFWGSDLLRRSNYLNTFIVKELLRKAHSITVQSIDLREILLAKYGREFIDKVVVVKFISDKQIYDRMNIRLASSISTTKKIAPTNEKMNVVIGHNSKEENNHIKIVEQLISLPQKILNNSRFIFPFSYGRNNIQEQEAYKNSIIELLKPFKIDFTFIEKYLEWEEVVDLRLNTDIFIHLPITDALSGTLTEALYGGAKVITGSWLPYGPFRRSGLKYHEVESFNDLPQKFLEVFSSEEEISVHNRKSINLDFLDDSNFSKWLKLY, from the coding sequence ATGAAAATAGCTATTTTAGGCATTGCGCAATTTAATTTTTTAAATAACCTATATGGTTATGTCGGAAAAAATAGGAACGATTTGCAATTTAACGCCATAGTAGAAAAAAAACAAGGTGGCTTATTTTCCGAAAAAAACGAAATTATTCACGAAGTTATTGTAAAAGGGGAAAAAAGTTTGAAAAATTACTCCTTCATACTTCATCAGTTTTTATGGAAATGTCTAATCGTTAATTTTCTTACTTTTGGAATGAGGAATGTTCTTAATTTATTTCAGTTATTTGCAATAAAGAAAAATATTGTCTCTCAGATCCAAGATGAATATGATGTTTTTCATTTTCATTTTATAACCTGGCAGCATGTTTTGCCAGCTTATTTTCTTCCAGGGAATAAAAAAATTATTTTCTCTTTCTGGGGTTCAGATCTTTTAAGGCGGTCGAATTATTTAAACACTTTTATTGTAAAGGAACTTTTAAGAAAAGCCCATTCAATTACTGTTCAATCAATAGACCTGCGAGAAATCTTATTGGCAAAATATGGACGGGAATTTATAGATAAAGTAGTTGTTGTAAAATTTATTTCTGATAAGCAAATTTATGACAGAATGAATATACGACTGGCGTCTTCGATATCTACCACAAAAAAAATTGCACCAACAAATGAAAAAATGAATGTTGTGATTGGACACAATTCAAAGGAGGAAAATAATCATATTAAGATTGTGGAACAATTAATCTCACTACCTCAAAAAATTCTTAATAACTCACGATTTATATTTCCTTTTTCCTATGGCAGAAATAATATTCAAGAGCAGGAAGCTTATAAAAATTCAATTATTGAATTATTAAAGCCTTTTAAAATTGATTTTACTTTTATTGAGAAATATCTGGAATGGGAGGAGGTAGTGGATCTCCGGCTCAATACAGATATATTTATTCATCTACCAATTACAGATGCTCTAAGTGGGACTTTAACTGAGGCATTATATGGTGGAGCCAAAGTTATTACAGGAAGTTGGTTACCTTATGGTCCCTTTAGAAGAAGTGGTTTAAAATACCATGAAGTAGAATCATTTAATGATCTTCCTCAAAAATTTCTAGAAGTATTTTCAAGTGAAGAGGAAATTAGTGTTCATAATAGGAAGAGTATAAATCTTGATTTTTTAGATGATTCCAATTTTAGTAAATGGCTTAAACTATATTAA
- a CDS encoding LegC family aminotransferase, which produces MSYIKETISFVQETFKSKDFIPLHEPNFSGKEKEYVLDTINSTFVSSVGAYVNRFEKMIQSRTQTSRGIAVVNGTAGLQVALQLVGVKREDEVITQALTFIATANAIAYNGAFPVFLDVDRDTMGLSPGAVKAFLEEYGEIREGFCYNKNTGRKISACLPMHTFGFPVRIEELINICDAWHIPVVEDAAESLGSEYKGKATGGFGKLGVFSFNGNKIITSGGGGAIVTNDETLGSRGKHLTTTAKQTHTYEYIHDEIGYNYRMPNLNAALACAQLENLDILLEKKRTLAKSYRKFFNEKSVQFRDELPDTRANYWLMCVELDNKKERDLFLAKTNEAKVMTRPIWQLMFRLSMYKSCYRDNQVNAQYLEERIVNIPSSVKSNI; this is translated from the coding sequence ATGAGTTATATCAAAGAAACTATATCATTTGTTCAGGAAACTTTTAAATCAAAGGACTTTATTCCTCTGCACGAACCAAATTTCTCGGGAAAGGAAAAGGAGTATGTGCTTGATACAATTAACAGCACCTTTGTTTCCTCTGTAGGAGCGTATGTTAACCGTTTCGAAAAAATGATCCAGTCACGCACCCAAACTTCCAGGGGTATAGCGGTTGTTAATGGTACAGCAGGATTACAAGTCGCGCTGCAACTTGTTGGGGTTAAGAGAGAAGATGAAGTTATAACCCAGGCGCTGACTTTTATCGCAACGGCAAATGCTATTGCTTACAATGGTGCATTTCCTGTTTTTCTTGATGTTGATCGTGACACTATGGGCCTGTCTCCTGGAGCCGTAAAGGCCTTTTTAGAGGAATATGGGGAGATAAGGGAGGGTTTTTGTTATAATAAAAATACCGGAAGAAAAATATCAGCTTGCCTTCCAATGCATACCTTTGGATTTCCTGTAAGAATAGAAGAATTAATTAATATCTGTGATGCCTGGCATATACCGGTTGTGGAAGATGCCGCTGAATCCCTGGGAAGTGAATATAAAGGGAAAGCAACTGGAGGTTTTGGTAAACTCGGCGTTTTCTCCTTTAATGGTAATAAAATCATTACAAGTGGGGGTGGGGGAGCTATTGTGACAAATGATGAGACCTTAGGGTCAAGAGGGAAACATCTTACTACGACAGCTAAGCAGACGCACACCTATGAATATATTCATGATGAAATAGGATACAATTACAGGATGCCTAACTTAAATGCTGCTTTGGCTTGTGCTCAACTGGAAAATCTGGATATTCTGCTAGAAAAGAAAAGAACGCTTGCTAAGAGTTATAGGAAATTCTTTAATGAAAAAAGTGTACAGTTTCGGGACGAACTTCCTGATACCCGTGCTAATTACTGGTTAATGTGTGTAGAACTGGATAATAAAAAAGAAAGAGATTTATTTTTGGCTAAAACCAATGAAGCGAAGGTTATGACTAGACCAATTTGGCAGTTAATGTTTCGGCTCTCAATGTATAAATCCTGTTACCGCGACAATCAGGTAAATGCTCAATACCTGGAAGAACGAATTGTAAATATACCTAGTTCGGTAAAAAGTAATATTTAA